The Lycium ferocissimum isolate CSIRO_LF1 unplaced genomic scaffold, AGI_CSIRO_Lferr_CH_V1 ctg60, whole genome shotgun sequence DNA window GTAAAGGGAACCAAAGCCACATCCACAAAACCCAGATTTTCACCACCAAAGTAAGTTTTCTCTCCGAGCTCTCCTTCCAAAGTTTTAAAGATTTCTATGAATTCCTTCTTTGCTTCCTCTTGATCTTCACCTTTACCACTCCAAACTCTTCTTCCTGTGCTATATATCTGCAACATCCATAAGTACTGAAGGAATCAAGAATTCTGATAAGGGAATTCAAAAAGGGAAAGTGCAAACGTAGAGGAAGTGTGTGTCAGTATATTGATTGCTAATAGGTCTTTGTGTTGAGATGATTATTActcctccatttcaatttgtttgtcttaattttttttatttttttttagtccgtttaaaagaaaaatgtttctttcctttttgacAATTCTTTGACTTCAACTTTACACATAACATGTTTATGACCACAAAATTAAAGGACATTTCGATACAGTTTAcgtatctttaatttaaaatgacaagattcaaaagtgttttttactttttaaaattcgttttcaagtcaaaatcagacaaacaaattgaaatggaggaatACCTTCTTGTCTATATAGTCGGCCCAGAATCTGGCTTGGGATCTTTCATGGGGGTTAGAAGGAAGTAAGGGATATTTGTCATGCCAGACTTCATCGATGTACTCAAGAATGATTAGAGACTCACAAATGGGGTTGCCATTGTGAATCAAAACAGGGATCTTTTTGTGAACAGAGTTCATCTCCAGAAGCAGAGTGCTTTTATCAAATAAGTTTTCATCCCTCCCTTCATATTCTATTCCTTTTAAGGCCAATGCAATTCTTAGCCTCATCCCAAAAGAGCTTGCCCAGAAATCCAGCAGAACCACATTCTTCGTGCCTTCCATTTTTGGTCTAATGAATGAATAAAAGATCAGTTGTCTTATGAATAAAATCACAGAAGAATACTGCTcctattataattatttatatagatGGGGTATTTGTTTAGATGTCACTGCTTGCGTAGGTCTTAGGATGTGTAATGTGTTCAGGATAGTGCAAATACTTCTTTTCCAAGAAAGTGGAATAAAACCAAAGTAAGCCAGTGTGGAAGAAATTGGATAATATTCTTTCCACACCACTAGAAAAAACTAACTTGTCCTCTTTTTATGAACAGTTCCGTTTAGTAGTTGAACCTTCTCTTCTTGTGGACCGGGATATTTACTAGGTAAATACTAATTTAGGAGAATGTTGACTTTTTTGTCTAGACAAATACTCCATCTATTCGGTGAACAGAAGTTAGATTAAGCCTGTTAACCGGTCCAAACCGGACCGGAGCAGCAGCCGG harbors:
- the LOC132045140 gene encoding probable glutathione S-transferase parA, which translates into the protein MEGTKNVVLLDFWASSFGMRLRIALALKGIEYEGRDENLFDKSTLLLEMNSVHKKIPVLIHNGNPICESLIILEYIDEVWHDKYPLLPSNPHERSQARFWADYIDKKIYSTGRRVWSGKGEDQEEAKKEFIEIFKTLEGELGEKTYFGGENLGFVDVALVPFTSWFYSYETCANFSIEAECPKLVAWAKRCMQIESVSKALPHPHNIYTYVLELKHKFGLD